The genomic DNA CCGTGAAATCCGAAATCAACTGCACGGTAAACGTGCTGAAATAGCCTCACTGCTCAGGCTCTTCTTCGGTGGGGATCAGTTGCCCAATGTGTTTTTCGCCGCGTTGGCGGGCGAGGGTTTGTTGGCGTTGGCGTTCTTCGCGGCGGGCGCGGAGTTCAGGCGTGAGGGTGTCTTTGCAGCGCGGGCAGCAGATGCCCGGCTCGTAAGCGGGCGAGGCCAAGTCTTCCGGCGTGAGGGGCCAGCGGCAGCCGAAACAGATTTCGCAGGTGCCGCGTTCGAGGCCGTGCACGACGGTGACACGGTGATCGAACACAAAACATTCGCCCTCCCACAAACTTTGTTCGGGCTTCGTTTCCTGCAAATATTTCAGGATGCCGCCCTGCAGGTGATACACGTTTTCAAATCCTTCCTTGAGCAAATGCGCGGATGCCTTTTCGCAGCGGATGCCGCCGGTGCAAAACATCGCCACTTTTTGTTGCTTATCACCGCTGAGATTTTTTTGCACGAACGCATCCCATTCGCCGAAGGCAGCGGTGTCGGG from Limisphaerales bacterium includes the following:
- a CDS encoding rhodanese-related sulfurtransferase; this translates as MAQTVATFYRFTDLPDCEDWQTRLEAECKTHAVNGTTILATEGLNATIAGPKEGIAAVLKLIRSDARFENMPHRECETERETFHRLRIIIRPEIVTLGDPSVNPNDAVGEYVAPEDWDELISDPEVLLIDTRNDYEVELGTFKNAVNPDTAAFGEWDAFVQKNLSGDKQQKVAMFCTGGIRCEKASAHLLKEGFENVYHLQGGILKYLQETKPEQSLWEGECFVFDHRVTVVHGLERGTCEICFGCRWPLTPEDLASPAYEPGICCPRCKDTLTPELRARREERQRQQTLARQRGEKHIGQLIPTEEEPEQ